Within the Cyprinus carpio isolate SPL01 chromosome B18, ASM1834038v1, whole genome shotgun sequence genome, the region tatgtaGCTTATGCATATAGTAGGGGGAATGGAGCTAGTTATCACACTATTTACTCCAGTGGACATTTCATAGGCGTATATCTTTAAAGCCTCTGACATCAAAAAGTGATTGAACATTTCCACCATtactgcaggaaaaaaatagttccCGTTTATTCGACACACAGCATGTGACATCATTTGGGGTATTACATATGGAgcaatttatcattattattacaagcAAACCAATTATAGCATTCAAAATTTCAGACggtaacacacacatattatatgtatattatatatattatatatatatattataatattttatagtttattattgaAAAACAAGTCTGgagcctcgatcataacattataacaggcacctttTGAGTAGAGACCTGCACGATCGTGGGACCCAATGCATCATAGCGCAGCacgggacaacacttgatgggtgAGTGCGGGCTGGTAGAGGATCACGTGTGTTatgttatgatcgaggctctggacttgttttttctataacaaactataaaatattttctataaaaacgttaatgccctggcagtggcaaatagctttggttttatatttaggtaatttgattacattaatgttgagatttacagtaaatattttaactgctactatgtaaaattaatacttatttgtttattgtgtttgcaaaccaaatggtATTACACTTTTGTTCATAAAGCAGtacttttaattgaaaaaaagtgaacaatactattgaattaattattgctttttgtgcataacaatgtaATTAACCGTCTTTGCTCATCGCAGAAAATCATGCACTTAATCatggttaaaaaaattttttttattgcccaGCACTACTATATATAACCGTGATTAAGcgcatgattttatatatatatatatatatatatatatatatatatatatatatatatataaacaaatgacCTCAACCATATACTCTTGTTTTAAGAACATATCCTTTAGAAAATAATTACCTTTGAAACAAGTAATTATGGAAAAATACACTTGAAGTAATACTGAAATGCTAACggaatgttacatttttagaCACTTAATTTAAtgttgattgcaaaaaaaaaatgaagatgtaTTATAGTTCAAATGAATATCTAATTAAACCTATatgtcatttaaatatgtttgtatttatacatttgtactaataaaatgacaattcagtacatttaaaatatgtttactttaaatgtaatattgaatagcACAGTTTACACTATAAGGAAGTATTTTACAACACAtcaaaattagtttattttttcaaatcTTGTCAAAAGATAAATGTTGATTTATggaatgtacttttaaagtgtattaagaaacatagtcatgaaagtgaAATCTCTTGTACACTTCAATGTTCCATGGTTAAAAACTGAGGCATGTCGCGTTTGTAACAGTCTCTGCTTCTAATAAAGAGAAGCTGGTCTACTTTGAATAAGAGATTGAATTGACCAGGCTTTGCTATGTAAATGCATGCTAATTTATGCGCGAGTGATGTGCAGATGCTGGGCAGATCAGATGTAGAGGGGCAAGGGGACGTGATTTCTGTTCCATGTTCATTTGTCATCATCTGTGTTTTTTCACAAGGTGGTCAGGGAGTGATCTGATCCGACGATCCCCCTGCCATGCCTCTCAAACAGAACAGGGGTATAAATACAGGGAGCATGTAAATGCTGAGCTCAAATGCTTCACTGAACTACACTTGAGAAATCACATAGTGTGGGCCTCAGTGTAAGTACTAAATTTGGTTGGTGTTAATCGCTGACTTATGACTGTACAGCTGTATGGAGAGTATAAATACAGAAGAGGTCATGATGATTTAATGGATGTAACACAAAAGCACACAGATTCATATGGCTGTTTTGCTGAGCATTGTATTTTGTGCTTGACATTACCTCAGctattttatattagttatttgTGGGATGCAGCAAATGGCTCGGAAACTCTGGCcttctgcaaaatgcatttacataagcagaataatttatttaaaaaataaataaataaaatgaaatctgatGACTAAACTGAAGCATGCTTTGTATAACTCTGCAATTTGTTCATGAACAGAAGGTATGAAAGGACAGAAGGGAGGGACTCTtagataattttgtttaaaacactgctgtgtgtatttatgtatttatttccttaAACTCAGTGTAACTTGTGGAAAACCAACTCATAATGGTACTCAGTGCTGACTAAAAATTGATTGGTGTATGGTGCCCTCATGTGGCTCTGTGAGTAAACACATGCATTTCCAGCCAACTAGTTCATTTAAAGTGGGCAGtgcttaaagagatagttcacccaaaaattaaagttatgttgtttaatcaccctcatgttgttccaagcttgtaagagtttatttcttctgttgaacacaaaagaaggtagtTTGAGGAATGTCGGTAACAAACCATTAAACGgtaaccatttattttttttattttatttgttaggGTTACGTTTTTTTGTAGTAGGGAAGTCAATGGCTTACGTCAATtgtttggctaccaacattcttcaaattatcttctatAACATTTCTGTGGATATGGAATTTTAAATCTGTAATAAGTTCACATAAACTAAGGTCccaatgtcacattttattaattaacaatcACACCATGTAATCCATTCATTTTCCAAACCACCTTTCCTCTGGGTTGCAAGGATGCTGGATTCTGTCCGAGCATCTTGGGAAACATTTTGGACAGATGGCATTCTGGAGTAGGCCTATACAGAGACCTAATACACATAAGAGATTTAGTTAGATTTTTCAAATGATATAATTATGTGGAATAATGTCAGCTTACACATAACCAGCATTGCTGGGGAATGGTTTGCTGAGCATGAAAGGATAACATTAGAGTTCCTTCCACCATACTCCATTTCCTGAATCAGACATTTCAGCATGGGGATGGAAAGTGTATGACTGTAAGACACAAGACCAGATAACAATGTTGGATGCCATGTCTGCTCTTTTTGAACGTTAAacaaatacccataatgcacctgGCTGCCAGTGCTGACTTCCGGGTcattacaatacattaaaatatatggttaattttcataaggttACAAATAGACTTTATATTTAAAGACTTGTATAAGCCTATgtactgtatatctatctatctatctatctatctatctatctaggtcCCAATGAGcctgttatttaaaaatgaatagaaattattcaattcaattcaagtttatttgtatagcgctttttacgatacaaatcgttacaaagcaactttacagaaaattaagtttctacaacaTTTATAGATTTCTACAATAAAATTGTATGGGTTTAAACAAGTGTGAAgtgtttagttacttttttgggtAATCTCACTGAACTCTCAGAGGCAGTGTTGGGCGATCAGCTTGCAAGGCTCTGGTCCAGCGTGGGCTCCTTCTAAGGTTGTTGGGTCATGATGAGGAGGTTTGGGTGGACTTTGAGAAGGCAGCAGCTCTAGGCAGTGAGTTTGTTCGGCAGCAGGCTGTGATCTTGAACCCCTCCACTGCCCTATGCAACCGCATGCTGTCAGAGGTCATCAATAAACTACGCAACCCAGAAATGTCAGACATGCTATAGAGATGGAAAATATGGATGGTAATTATATACATTGTATTGTAACAAAGGCATACATTTATTAGCTTTGTACTTCCCTGGTTTTTATAAGTGAGGGGACTTTGGGGGATATGAGGATAatggatgaatatatatatagaagagaTAAATAATCTTTTTGATGGAACTTTATGATGGAACTAACCTTttataatgggaaaaaaaaatgtaaagacataaatttgagaaatatttaagatatagGTCACTGATTAGGTAAATGTGTGCATTGATCATGTGATGATttgtacagattttaaaatcatgctATAGAACAACTGAAGATTTTATACAGTTGAGTGTTGCTGTCAATAATCCAAggacaaaaaaaagacattgttttgttttataaacatataaatcaaATTGTTATGATGACAGTAAAATTTGTAATGAACCAAGtattaaatgcaaaatagaagcattttcgcACTTAGTCTATGGCAtcttactaaatataaatatatattattaagtaatagttcacccaaaaaggaaaattctgtcatcatttaccctcagGTTGCATTAAGCCACTGACTTCTACAGTACAgaaaaagtcaatggctaccggttactatcattcttcaaaatattttcttttgtgtccagcagatgaaataaatgtatacaggtttggagcaacatgaacatgaataaatgacgactatttttatttttggacgaactacccctttaagtttatttttgaagCATGCGTATATAACGGTGTATTTTTCAGCCACTAGAGGTCAGCAAAGACCTGCCAATAGTTagaacagtttacccaaaaaagaaaatccgTTCAAAGTTGACACTGACTAAAGCATTAATTCTACTAGAAGATATGTAATGAGGTCACTGCTTGCAGCATGCTTTTATTTGATATGTCGACAGCTTGTGCTACAAGCTTGTCTTTTATTCTTCATGTGTCTTGTCAGAAATGAAGACACTATTGACAAGAGTCTGGAACTTTCCTCTTCTCTCCTGGACATCTGTCATGCTGGGTAACGCCACAGGTTCACTTCTGATCTCTTTGTGGTAGAAAGGACAGACCTTCAGGTGCTCTGCCATGGGAGGCATGTCTTCAAAGACCCATTTATCCACTGGAGAGAACAGACTGCTAAACTCCCATGCCTACATGGAAATGAGAAAAGTCCAATACATCACTTatgttattgcaaaaaaaaaaaacaaaaaaaaaaaacaccacaagtGGTATATACACTTcagacaatatataaaattttacaaaacaaacaaaaaaaaaaagtattgtacaaattaagtaatattatttcTTATTGAAATTATAAGGTTTAAATATATATGCGCCTTTAAAGTCAGTCCAATTAATTTATAGATTTACTATCCCTATGGTGATCACTACTCCAGACCACTATTCATGTTGGCATTCCTCAATGCAGGTTACACCCCCTACTAGTTAAATGCTAAGATCTACTTCCCAAACAATGGCCAAAGAAAGAAAGTGACCACATGTCATCCAACAGAAAATTTTCAACAGTGTGTAGCTGACTGACATGGAGCCAGTGAGGATAAAGTGACCCATGTAtgtcctctgctgctgtctgaccCACATACCTCTGAGAACAGTTAACAGAGCACCAACGTACTTAGGATGTTTACCGTGCCCTCCGACACAGCTAATGCTCCTGAAATAAAATTAGATGGGCTGGAAAGCATTGAAGATTTTTCCGGATGCAACTGTGACTGTGCACATGATTTTTAGACTCATGGGAGtctaattataaataatgaaatgaattaCACTGTACAATGTTAAACAATATCGATAACAATATGGCTGTTCCTCAAGCTCTAATAAGGCTTTCACAAGAAAGCCTTGTGAAAGTTGGAATACAGTACATGAATCGTGGACTTATTTTATGGTGCCTTCCCAGCTAACAAGAATGCActcaaatgttttgtgaatataacagtaaaacctgaaaatacttcaaaaaaagAACATTCCAATTGGTTTCCAACGATTGTCTTGTGTTTGCTgggtttattgtgtttttagCAACTTAACAGTTGTACTCACTGTGAATTGGAATTgtatggggcaaaaaaaaaaaaaaaaaaaaaaaactttaaagattctttaaaaatgcTTTCTATAGTgttccacatgaaaaaaaaaaaataataaataaaaaaattacagtaaacagGTTCATATAAGTAAAGCATTTACCTTTTTTCGGGCCCTCCAGGTAAATCCACCATGAGAATATGTCTTTTTCTCCCATTTGAGGGACACCATGCCCTTCTGCTGAACAACAGTGCTGCACACTTCCCTCATTAGCTGGGAAACCTGAGAGAGACGACCCAAAGACATACTATCCAGAAAACTCACTATGTGTTGTAAGATCTCAAAAGGAAGTCTGCTCAGAGAATCTAGATTTCTTGCTCGTTTGCGTTCACTGCTAACGGTTTTTACTCCTTTGTAGAGTGACGCTGCCACCTTTGGTTGTAAGATGAAAGTGCTAAGATCTGTATCATAGCTTATGGTAGCCCGATATTTAGATGGTCGAAATTGCTTCTGGCTAAAGGTGCAACCAAGGTAAGCCAGCGGGCACCGCTGTAAAAACCAGCCAGTAAGACATGACTGTATGTCTCCATGCACGTTCCTAAAGTGCCAGGGGTATTCATCACGCCTGAAGGCATGACAGCACAGGTAAGTAAAGGCTGAGCAGGATTTATTGTGTCTTCTAGTCACACATTCGGTCTGAATCTGCACATGTAGGTTTTGAGGCTGGTCCGCGACAACATCGGCCAAAGATGCATCACTTTTGAATGGAGCAGAATGGAAATCATAGGTCTGGGTGCCAAAGTCAACATACAACCCGTCGGTTCCAACAGTCTCAGAAATCTGATGACCTTTTAGTTCTCTTTCTAGACAGCACAGCAGTGTGGTCTCTACTTCATTCGCCTTTGGGAGCTCTTCAATGGCAATGCCTAAATCAGATGTGTCCACATTTTGGTCTGTCTTCTTAACCATTTGTGAGGGATCCTTGAGGTGACTACGCTTGGCTCTGAAGCTGATCGGCACGTTGAAAGAGCGTATGGTTTGAACTTCAATAGGCTCTAAATTTCCATAAACAAAATCTTTCTCTTTAGGTGTGCAAGCAGCTAGCTGGCCAAAGTTGATAAGCATACATCCATTGTGCACCAGATACATATTATACTCTGCCACGTTAACCTCTTTACGTAGTCTATCAAGAACACCATCTTGCCAAGGGGCTAAACCTGTCCTGGCAATCTCTGCATCATTTGAATTCTGAGGAGTCACTTTGGGGTCTTCCTTGTCCTTAGTCTGACAACTTTTATCTTCTAAATTCTTCACAGTTTGCTTGCATCCTTCCTTCTCCTTTGCAAACATTCTCTCCCACATCCCGTAGTTCTCCAAGCAGGCCACATCTTTACTCTTAGCCAGGGCCAACCTTTCTTCTTGTGTTAGTTCTTGTACCTCTTCCCCATTAAGACTAATCTCCAGCATCTCTTCCGGGTTTATGTTCTGAGACTCGCAGCGCTCTGGATCAACACCTCCTACAGCACCATCCAGTGGAACTTCAGGTTCTTCCATCTTCTCTATCAACTCAGGGAAGAGTGTCTTCATCTGAATTGAGCTAAACAGAAGCTTCTGATCCCTAAGGGCCATAGCAAGATCCAACTGACTCGCGCAGTTCGGATCTTGGAGGGCGTTCCTGTAGAAGGTGGTATCAGTCTCGTTCACAGGCCATCGGTTCCATTCCAGCGTACATGTGATGACACTGGCAGGACACACTTCTAGGTGCTGGGCAAGTCTTTGACGAGTCATTGTCATGGGACAGCCATAACCAGAGTTAAGGCAGGGTACAATTTCCTTAGGGCAGAGAAGACCATGCTCTTCCACTTTACAAAGGTGGAAAGCAGCTCCGCATTTCAGGTGGCAGGAAATGAAGATGCATGAAGTCGGGATGTCTACAGGAACCTTGCAGTTCTGGTTATGACATTTTTCACAGTGTGGATGAAGACCAGAGCTGGTAGTCCTATTCTTTCCCTGGAGGTGACAATCCAATACATGTATGTGTTGCCCACAAGATAACCATTATTGAATTTACAGTTTGATACATAACACTTGCTTGTTTGAAAGCAAGAAATACATGACAACTTTGAAACGCGAAGCTTACCATCACTGTTGGTATTTCTTGAGTTTGAAAATAGACTCTGTAATGAGACAAGGGAATAGACACTGAAAGGAAACAAGTCTCGGAAATGTTCCAGTGTTGCTATTGTCTAGACGATTATTGACTTGTCTTGCTGGAATAGACACAACATAAAACCACATAATGAGACAATTCTCAGACTACactgaataaatatttacaaatcagacaataaaacaaacatcGTTTTGCTTAGATGAGCTTTTTGACCATAAAAATAGCAGAACTTCTAAGAAAACCGTTTATAATAAACATGCACCTTCAAACACAGAGAATCTTTGAATTTCGAACAGTAAACAGGTTTACCCATTATTATGACAAAACACGTGCACAATTAGTATTCTTCACTGAGAGAGACCAGTAACACACAATTCTAGACGTCTTTGTTATTGTTAAAGGTCTTGAGCATAAATACAGGTCAGTCTCACTTACCCTTGCCTGCCCTGGCGATGTTAGCATAACTTGTGTTTGTTTAAATGGGTCTGTGTGGATGTAAATATATCTCCTCTGTTCAGCTGTTATAAATAGACCAACAGGCATGTCAGACTAAGCCTATGAGAAACAAGGTTACATTACATCACACACAAttactattatttgtatattgtgCTAACTGATTGTCAAGAATGATCAATATCATTGAAATACCACTTAAAAATTAGGATAATAGCTGTTTATTAACAAGGAGTTTTGGACTGGTGAGTAAATATGAGTGAATTTATAACAGGAGGCTATATGtatcaataaatatatgcatttaaagaACAAGACAATCAATGCCTTTGCAGTTATTCATTCTTCCAATGAATATGTTGCTGAAttaaaaacacccaaaaataaTCGTATTACACATACAATCCACTAGATGTCAGTACAGCCCTGTAATGTAGATGGTGGAGCATTACTGGTTTGAGTAATTAGCCTTGAGATATTGATTGTGTTAAGTATTAGTGTTTAAAGAACATAATGTTTTATGtgttaagcattttttttctttctttctgattttatttatttaaccaccTTGGTTTCTGATAATTTATGCAGGATTTTTGACTTCAGAAATTGGCTTTGTTGACTCTTGTCATTCCAATGTCTTTTAAAAATTACGTCCAAAAACCAGCTGTCTTCAAAACAACAATGACCTTATTAGCATCCTTGgagtataaaaacaaattaatcagaTGTCGGCTCTGAAGTGAAGCCagtcaataaaatgaaaactgctgATGCCTTATCAATGAAATTTTCAGTCGATGAGCTTCTCAGTTTTTTTCAGCCTGAAGAAGAAAAAGCCCCCATGCATGCAGGTGTTTATGATCTTATAAATTTAGCCCATCAACAACAAATCTGCATTCAGTCTCATGCTATTAATGTCAAAAAGTAATTAAAGCCACCTTGCAATGATTTCTTTACTGCTAATACTACTTAATTAGGAAAGGGATTTTATATGTTACCCCGGGGCATGAAACTTTGTCTAATTTTGCTACATTAATGAACAAAGTTTTAAGCAGGACAAAATGAGGGAATTTGAAAATGAGGCATTATAGTGAAGCTGTTTTTACAACCTGACAGACAAATAACACATTAGAATACCAACAGCTACAAGAAGTAGAGGTGACCGCAGGTCAGCGCATCAAAT harbors:
- the LOC109062564 gene encoding F-box only protein 40; the encoded protein is MGKNRTTSSGLHPHCEKCHNQNCKVPVDIPTSCIFISCHLKCGAAFHLCKVEEHGLLCPKEIVPCLNSGYGCPMTMTRQRLAQHLEVCPASVITCTLEWNRWPVNETDTTFYRNALQDPNCASQLDLAMALRDQKLLFSSIQMKTLFPELIEKMEEPEVPLDGAVGGVDPERCESQNINPEEMLEISLNGEEVQELTQEERLALAKSKDVACLENYGMWERMFAKEKEGCKQTVKNLEDKSCQTKDKEDPKVTPQNSNDAEIARTGLAPWQDGVLDRLRKEVNVAEYNMYLVHNGCMLINFGQLAACTPKEKDFVYGNLEPIEVQTIRSFNVPISFRAKRSHLKDPSQMVKKTDQNVDTSDLGIAIEELPKANEVETTLLCCLERELKGHQISETVGTDGLYVDFGTQTYDFHSAPFKSDASLADVVADQPQNLHVQIQTECVTRRHNKSCSAFTYLCCHAFRRDEYPWHFRNVHGDIQSCLTGWFLQRCPLAYLGCTFSQKQFRPSKYRATISYDTDLSTFILQPKVAASLYKGVKTVSSERKRARNLDSLSRLPFEILQHIVSFLDSMSLGRLSQVSQLMREVCSTVVQQKGMVSLKWEKKTYSHGGFTWRARKKAWEFSSLFSPVDKWVFEDMPPMAEHLKVCPFYHKEIRSEPVALPSMTDVQERRGKFQTLVNSVFISDKTHEE